A stretch of the Medicago truncatula cultivar Jemalong A17 chromosome 5, MtrunA17r5.0-ANR, whole genome shotgun sequence genome encodes the following:
- the LOC112421788 gene encoding uncharacterized protein, giving the protein MTGTSIAASGIVLEPLTKDNYENWSCLVRNYLVGHGLWGVVTSIPEIGARSKIEYEIWNRKNGKALHIIQLTCGPENLTHIRDLHIAKEAWNKLGATYSSDLQADPDIEQGVVDDSLRQYKSLHKYIESGEWKDANSFIKSDSTAIYSTSSMGRTVLHVAVVAGHEEIVKKLVKEGKDKLVKMKDNRGYTALALVAELTGNTNIAKCMTTVVYRKISRSETVNPFRDLLSMKTNDGEIPVLLAAAKGHKEMTRYLYRYTPTEDLRDDNYHNGVLLLTRCITAEIFSVALNLLQQFPKMPLAHKSHFESDCVQPLYALARMPSVFPSGSGYGFIRQFFNDILRFPEKEVREFSGIIVSRANIAKEETQHKASFVGRLCGRMLNLSPVKQLGRLLILVHMSFQNWVLLKFSGIRKIYNQKMTYRLALEILSCLHQRIQEFKESELREASAYDAMLQAAKHGIIEFIDAMRKGNPDLLWAIDKNKRGVFSHAILNRRKAVFELIHDSTVNGRKEIVKCRVDAFGNSMLHLAGYLGPSSDLDRRSGPAMQMQREILWFKAVEEIVHPKCKEAKNADDKKPRELFTEGHKELVKAGEKWAKDTAGSFTLVATLITTIMFAAAFTVPGGNNQDNGVPLFLHDITFDAFIIADAASLFTSSTSVLLFIGILTARYAEKDFLKSLPLRLLFALIMLFFSVISMIVAFCASLAMLLKGHHRVIITAMSFASVPVIVLVPSQLRLFLEIFKSTVLSN; this is encoded by the exons ATGACAGGAACAAGCATTGCAGCGAGTGGAATAGTTCTTGAACCACTGACCAAAGACAACTACGAAAACTGGAGCTGTCTGGTTAGAAACTATCTTGTGGGACATGGTCTGTGGGGTGTTGTGACCTCTATTCCTGAAATTGGTGCGCGTTCTAAGATCGAATATGAGATTTGGAACAGGAAGAATGGGAAGGCTTTGCATATCATTCAACTAACATGTGGACCAGAGAATCTTACTCATATTAGAGATCTTCATATTGCTAAAGAAGCCTGGAATAAATTGGGTGCAACTTATAGCTCAGATTTACAAGCCGATCCAGATATTGAGCAAG GTGTGGTGGATGATAGTCTCCGTCAGTATAAATCGTTGCACAAGTATATTGAGAGCGGTGAGTGGAAAGATGCAAACTCATTTATTAAGAGTGACAGTACAGCTATATATTCCACATCCTCTATGGGGAGGACGGTTCTTCACGTTGCGGTAGTTGCTGGGCACGAGGAAATTGTGAAGAAGTTGGTGAAGGAAGGGAAAGATAAGTTAGTGAAAATGAAAGACAATCGTGGTTACACGGCACTAGCTCTTGTTGCTGAGCTGACAGGAAACACGAATATAGCGAAGTGTATGACTACCGTCGTATATAGGAAAATATCACGGTCAGAAACAGTAAATCCCTTCAGGGACCTGTTATCTATGAAGACCAATGATGGTGAAATCCCTGTTCTTCTTGCTGCTGCTAAGGGACACAAAGAAATGACACGTTATCTTTACCGTTATACACCGACGGAAGACCTGCGTGATGATAATTATCACAATGGTGTTTTGCTTCTTACACGATGTATCACTGCAGAAATATTCA GTGTGGCTTTGAATTTACTCCAACAATTTCCTAAAATGCCTCTTGCCCACAAATCACACTTTGAATCGGATTGTGTGCAACCATTATACGCATTGGCACGCATGCCTTCTGTGTTTCCAAGTGGTAGTGGATATGGGTTCATACGACAATTCTTTAACGATA TTTTGAGATTCCCTGAAAAAGAAGTGCGTGAATTTTCCGGGATAATAGTGAGTCGTGCAAATATTGCCAAAGAGGAAACACAGCACAAAGCTTCTTTCGTAG GAAGGTTATGTGGACGGATGTTGAACTTATCGCCAGTAAAGCAGTTGG gtcgACTACTCATACTTGTTCACATGTCATTTCAGAATTGGGTACTATTAAAGTTCTCTG GAATAAGGAAAATATATAATCAGAAAATGACCTACCGTCTAGCTCTTGAAATATTGAGTTGCTTGCACCAAAGAATTCAAGAGTTTAAGGAATCAGAACTTAGAGAGGCTTCGGCTTACGATGCAATGTTGCAAGCAGCAAAGCATGGGATTATTGAGTTTATAGATGCAATGAGAAAGGGTAATCCTGACCTCTTATGGgccattgataaaaataaaagaggcgTATTTTCACATGCAATTTTGAACCGTAGAAAAGCCGTTTTCGAACTCATACATGATTCAACTGTAAATGGACGGAAGGAGATAGTTAAATGCCGCGTAGATGCATTTGGCAATTCCATGTTGCACTTGGCAGGATATTTAGGGCCTTCCTCTGATCTTGATCGTAGATCCGGTCCTGCTATGCAGATGCAAAGAGAAATTCTATGGTTCAAG GCAGTGGAGGAAATTGTGCACCCCAAGTGTAAGGAAGCAAAAAATGCTGACGATAAGAAGCCTCGTGAGCTATTTACAGAAGGCCACAAGGAGCTGGTGAAAGCCGGAGAGAAATGGGCAAAAGATACAGCTGGTTCATTTACTCTTGTTGCTACACTCATCACAACCATCATGTTTGCTGCAGCTTTCACTGTCCCTGGTGGAAACAATCAAGACAATGGAGTTCCCTTGTTCTTGCACGACATCACATTTGATGCGTTTATTATAGCAGATGCAGCATCTCTTTTCACTTCTTCAACTTCAGTCCTTCTCTTCATTGGAATCCTAACGGCTCGTTACGCTGAAAAAGACTTCCTCAAGTCATTGCCACTAAGGTTACTTTTCGCACTCATTATGCTTTTCTTCTCTGTGATTTCTATGATAGTTGCCTTCTGTGCTTCACTTGCTATGCTCTTAAAGGGACATCATAGAGTCATAATAACAGCAATGTCATTTGCCAGTGTTCCTGTTATCGTTCTAGTTCCGTCACAGTTGCGCCTCTTCCTTGAGATTTTCAAGTCTACAGTATTATCCAATTGA
- the LOC11409585 gene encoding GDSL esterase/lipase At4g10955 isoform X1 produces the protein MSLCDRKAVREVMASKRDCFDISGPLHLTYVNWDDACNRKSVAASLVQGVYILEKDRQEQREGPNALALPWWTFFHFQLHHTLIDDVDHSIFGAIYEFKPPSSICNDTLHRSPRYVIAFRGTIKEPDTLIRDFHLDFEYCRNGLHRTSRPKIAIEAVRNMVDIVGGSKIWLAGHSLGSGIALLGGKAMAKKDIFIESFLFNPPFPSAPIERIKNKKWKERLRVAGSMFTAGLAVATMDIKKLSFDSFTALSAWVPCLFVNPCDKICLEYVGYFEHRGKMEDIGAGIIEQIATQTSLVSLMMNVFGKEPEDSEPLHLIPSATLTVNYNPTGNFKEDHEIHQWWKPDLHLKSELYKYQ, from the exons ATGAGTTTATGCG ATAGGAAGGCAGTAAGGGAAGTAATGGCCTCCAAGAGAGATTGCTTTGACATCTCTGGACCCTTACATCTAACTTATGTCAACTG GGATGATGCTTGTAATCGAAAGTCAGTTGCTGCTAGTTTGGTCCAAGGTGTTTACATTCTGGAAAAGGATCGGCAAGAACAACGAGAAGGTCCCAATGCTCTAGCACTTCCTTGGTGGACATTCTTCCATTTTCAGCTGCATCATACACtaattgatgatgttgatcACTCCATATTTGGTGCAATTTATGAGTTCAAGCCTCCATCATCAATTTGCAATGACACCTTACATAGAAGTCCGCGTTATGTAATTGCCTTTCGAGGGACTATAAAAGAACCAGACACATTAATACGCGATTTCCATTTGGATTTTGAATATTGTAGAAATGGACTTCATCGAACTTCACGACCAAAAATAGCCATCGAAGCTGTCAGAAACATGGTGGATATTGTAGGTGGTTCGAAAATATGGTTGGCTGGCCACTCCCTAGGTTCAGGAATTGCATTGCTTGGAGGAAAAGCTATGGCTAAGAAGGACATATTCATTGAGTCTTTTCTTTTCAACCCTCCATTTCCATCTGCTCCAAttgaaagaattaaaaataaaaagtggaaAGAAAGGCTTCGAGTCGCTGGCAGCATGTTCACAGCTGGACTCGCGGTTGCTACAATGGATATCAAAAAATTGTCCTTTGATTCTTTTACTGCTTTGTCTGCTTGGGTTCCATGCTTATTTGTAAATCCATGTGACAAAATATGTTTGGAGTATGTCGGATACTTTGAACATAGAGGAAAAATGGAGGATATTGGTGCTGGAATCATTGAGCAGATAGCAACCCAAACCTCGCTAGTTTCTCTAATGATGAATGTGTTTGGTAAGGAACCTGAAGATTCTGAACCTCTACATCTCATTCCTTCAGCTACTCTGACAGTTAACTATAATCCTACTGGAAATTTCAAAGAAGATCACGAGATTCACCAGTGGTGGAAACCAGACTTACACTTGAAATCCGAACTCTACAAATACCAGTAG
- the LOC11409585 gene encoding GDSL esterase/lipase At4g10955 isoform X2 gives MASKRDCFDISGPLHLTYVNWDDACNRKSVAASLVQGVYILEKDRQEQREGPNALALPWWTFFHFQLHHTLIDDVDHSIFGAIYEFKPPSSICNDTLHRSPRYVIAFRGTIKEPDTLIRDFHLDFEYCRNGLHRTSRPKIAIEAVRNMVDIVGGSKIWLAGHSLGSGIALLGGKAMAKKDIFIESFLFNPPFPSAPIERIKNKKWKERLRVAGSMFTAGLAVATMDIKKLSFDSFTALSAWVPCLFVNPCDKICLEYVGYFEHRGKMEDIGAGIIEQIATQTSLVSLMMNVFGKEPEDSEPLHLIPSATLTVNYNPTGNFKEDHEIHQWWKPDLHLKSELYKYQ, from the exons ATGGCCTCCAAGAGAGATTGCTTTGACATCTCTGGACCCTTACATCTAACTTATGTCAACTG GGATGATGCTTGTAATCGAAAGTCAGTTGCTGCTAGTTTGGTCCAAGGTGTTTACATTCTGGAAAAGGATCGGCAAGAACAACGAGAAGGTCCCAATGCTCTAGCACTTCCTTGGTGGACATTCTTCCATTTTCAGCTGCATCATACACtaattgatgatgttgatcACTCCATATTTGGTGCAATTTATGAGTTCAAGCCTCCATCATCAATTTGCAATGACACCTTACATAGAAGTCCGCGTTATGTAATTGCCTTTCGAGGGACTATAAAAGAACCAGACACATTAATACGCGATTTCCATTTGGATTTTGAATATTGTAGAAATGGACTTCATCGAACTTCACGACCAAAAATAGCCATCGAAGCTGTCAGAAACATGGTGGATATTGTAGGTGGTTCGAAAATATGGTTGGCTGGCCACTCCCTAGGTTCAGGAATTGCATTGCTTGGAGGAAAAGCTATGGCTAAGAAGGACATATTCATTGAGTCTTTTCTTTTCAACCCTCCATTTCCATCTGCTCCAAttgaaagaattaaaaataaaaagtggaaAGAAAGGCTTCGAGTCGCTGGCAGCATGTTCACAGCTGGACTCGCGGTTGCTACAATGGATATCAAAAAATTGTCCTTTGATTCTTTTACTGCTTTGTCTGCTTGGGTTCCATGCTTATTTGTAAATCCATGTGACAAAATATGTTTGGAGTATGTCGGATACTTTGAACATAGAGGAAAAATGGAGGATATTGGTGCTGGAATCATTGAGCAGATAGCAACCCAAACCTCGCTAGTTTCTCTAATGATGAATGTGTTTGGTAAGGAACCTGAAGATTCTGAACCTCTACATCTCATTCCTTCAGCTACTCTGACAGTTAACTATAATCCTACTGGAAATTTCAAAGAAGATCACGAGATTCACCAGTGGTGGAAACCAGACTTACACTTGAAATCCGAACTCTACAAATACCAGTAG